The sequence below is a genomic window from Dermacentor albipictus isolate Rhodes 1998 colony chromosome 2, USDA_Dalb.pri_finalv2, whole genome shotgun sequence.
accatagtagcaatcacctgagagaaaagtttcgttgtttagatcgacagccactcaattgaaagtgatggaATGTATCATAgcggccctcagtagcctttatcgacaatatggcacacccctgatcacgtaacggtagcaatcgactgtccgtatggcgaggcacgctatgttcgcgaaacccatcagttcacttcaacttcgaattaaaacaataaagcatttttttacagtgccaactggaatggctaaagtattctcgagctactaatacgcagcttagattgcctacaaaaggaaaattcaagcaccttttgtctcaccatgtctcgatccagcgttatttaattacacaaacggataactattcgcttcgtcggtacttaaaagagaaccttgcaggctaagttaagtttgctccaatccaatcgcaaacattcataaagaaagcactacaagccttgcatatactttcacttgatttctgaccctccacagggggaatttcgatatcttcaatatgtcccatactactagtcattgacgcttcgactgctttgtggctgcagctatgtggtccCACATAGCTGGTATATACTATGTGGTCCCACATATGTGgtatacttcactaaaaaaattgggccgagcagcctgtgtcagtttgccaaacagattcgtcatgtatattcctcaagcaacaagcaccagtaaatttctcaagtgagtttgatttaatttgatttattaatttccatttacacacacacatgtacagaggagtggtaaatggaggtggatgagggaaaaaagccgcacagacgcggcttgaggtaatctcaccctcttaggtacaatatggctgcatggggtaacacatcaagcgccatataaattacatttatatagtggccataaaacattgcagttatgaaagcacagtgaaatatttccacgataacaatgcaaaacacattgcggcattgaaataaataaatgatatacacttggtaacatagacaaaaaaagaggaacataacatgcattattaatcattaacaaacgcgctctaaagaggtgagttgaacgtgtagcacggaaaagggaatatatgttggtacattcctatttgtactctgtaaatagctgtaagccttcattaccttaacttcaaatttccgccgcttaaaaaaaataaacacgtgaagaaccgcctaatgttgacaagcagttaaagaagcaagtgaggcgtgtagaatctaagctccagtattagttaagtcaccgtgctactgccgagcgtttctgtgaggaaatgcaaaaattcgatattataccatgaactactcgtcgtgagcaaacctgttttagcggaataaaatcaacgtaaccgctgtagaagtcatatatagccagctttgtgacatacttgttgcaccgcgtcaggtatggtatcataactggattcctataggctatgcttttgcgattgtctatccgcgtatgaaaaacccgcaatgggctggtctgcgtcgcttcggctggcactgtagcgttgccttcgagagctgcattgttgtctaagaaaaatatatttgagacgaccaccataagtatacaagcagagagaacgagggtgaacaaacgaaaataccgcagaaagcgcccggacaacgcccgaactgtagcagacgacaggcgcgagtccgtgccctgacgtcacgcgagcggcgctcgcagcgccgctcgtgttcgttctcggggctaattgagtgtatggcagtcgggcaaagtagcatgacgtcatggataggaGTGTACAGGCCTTtgctatctaggtggcgttgcCTAAACACAGCAGTCCGATGCTCTACCCTTTAGGCTCTAAGTTGGCGGGAATACAGTTGCATACATAGACAGATGGGTGGATAAATAGATACTGAGAAGTGTGCGAAGGACTCATCGAATGTTCATCGCAACAATAACGTAGCAGATAACAGGAGATAGAATCTGATAACGAAGAGGGACGAATAAGAGCAAGAGCAGAATGTCGTATTATGGTACGCTGTTGGGCTAACTGAATTACCAGTACGATAGCGAAGTTCTTAGGCACAGAAATATAGATATTGTAGGTGCTTCAGTGTAGCCATTGCACATAAACGCACCTTTATTTCCGACTTAGTGTTTTAAACATTGATTTTTGAGGATAATTTTGTTATAGCCAAGAATATGCGTAAAGAGAAGTATTCACTTAAGTAAAAAATATTTCCTACAGTTGTCTTATTTAAAAATTTTCGGATCCATGTCTCTTTCTTTAACTTTTCTTGACGTTGTTCTTCCTAAATGTCATAAAATTCGGCGCTGTGAGTTTTCCTCGAAGCAATTTATTTGTTCTAGTGTAATTAGGTAGGAGTTCCTCAGAAACAACGACCAGAGAATTCTTCCGTAGTAGCGCTGTTTTACGTTTTCTCGACTGGGTAGCAGCATTTCGAGAAGGACTTGTGTTGGCGCTCCTCACGTAGTAACGAAGGTGCAATGTTGCCAAAGACACTACCAATTCATTGGCTTGAGATTAACGTTATTTTGCCCACGACGTTTGACACGAACTTTTCTTCAACACATTAGCGAAATCCTCCTATCAAACGCTGGTAACATGGCTTATGCGACCACGTTACACCTCTTGTCCTACGTATTCTTATTCTCTGGTGAGCGTGCTAGTAGATGAATGAGTTGTGGAATGGTATCGTAGACTAACAGTTTTTGTAGCTTTCGTGAAAATTACGCAGGTCACAGCGTAGTCCTCCATACCATAGGTGCCAGCTGGACCTGCGTTTGCACCTGCTGAAActagaaagaagagagaaagcataACATGTTTACGAAAAGTAGCCGAGGTGTCCATCTTTCTGCAAACATCAGGGTCGTAGCGAGTCTTCGGGTGTAGCGTTTGGAAATTGTTATCGCAGCGCAGTGCAGTCCTTGCGAGAGGACAGGCAGCCTTCCCTAAGCCGAAGCGTCGTCCGCGCGTAACCGTGATAATAATACGCGTCGTCAAGGTGACAATTACCGTAGCCTCGCGTGTGGTTGTAACTGTGGTCTGCAAAAACACGGGAGACAAGTGGCACGACTCTGTGTCCGAATACACGTGCGGAGCGTAAGAATCTGTGGAGGACCTGTCGGAAATCCGCATCTTTTTGTTTATTATGTCTAGTCATATACTCAGGATAACATGCGGCATCGCACTGTGTGTCTCCCGGTTGCAAGCTGAGAATGCTTGACCATGGCCGCTGGATAAAAACAGCGGCCCGTATCGAGCATCGAGTGTGGCATAATGGCCTTCCTTAGATGCGACTTGTTGCTAGGCAAGTTTGTCATTACTTATTACGATGTAGTGAAACGCGAAATAAAGCTACGTAAGACCAGGCCATATAGGAATGACGCCCTTGCCTGTCCTGCTTTTACCGGCCTCAGACACACGCGGATTGCGCATAGTTGTTTGCATAATGATTGCGCATTGGTTGCCGAGTGTTCGGGATTCGCAGGGGCGAACCTGATTCGCTGATAATCAAAATGTATTAGTCAGGGACGTCATAACGCAGTACAATGAGAACGGAACACTTGCGGTGTGTCAGGTGCGACGAGGGCGCGCAACGCCAATGGCgtagccaggagttcaagcacctccccccccccgtaATTTCTGTGCCTATTGGGGCCTGCTCCGCACCCCTCCTGTAACCTTGCCCTCTCCGGCCGCGATCAAGTCAGGAATACGAAACATTATATCAGTTGCGTTGAACGTTCTTGTCCGGGAAGGCTGCGTTTTCGCCTTTATGAATCATGGCAGTTGGCAATTGACACttacgcgcatgcgcacacacgcTATCCGCGTTCTTCCTTCAGTTAATGGTGCGCATCATCAAGGACGTGTACGAGAAGGCGGCCGCCGAGCGCGCCGAGCGCGGCTCGGTTGCCTCCTGGGCCAGTGACATTGACGACACGGGCTTCACGTCCCCCTACCGCTCGGCCGAGATCACTAGCGGTAGTCAAAGGACGGGTGAAGGCTCAGTATCAACGATGACCGCCGGCAGCCCCAGCAGGCCTCCGTCGGACAAGATTGGCGCTGGGCGGTTGATAGGCGCCTCCAAGAAGGGCGGCGCCTCCCAGCCTCACAAGTTGGAGGACGAGACGCCGATGGTAACCCCACCAGCGCAGGTGTCGCCCGACAAAAAGCACCATGACAAGCCGTAGACCGGCAAGGACTCTGGACGGCAAGAACGCGTCTTGCGACGCAAGTGGCAAGGACGGCCGGGAGAAGGACGCCAAGGAGAAGTAGCACTGAGACACTCGGGCACGGGCTCATTTCCCGCAGGGCGAGGCGGCAAGATCATTGCGCGATAAGGACAGCGCCCGAAAAGGAGCAGCACTGGCTGGACTCCGACACGTCGATATATAacgttgatgttttttttttcctttcgtcatTACACGTGCGCGATGCTTTGACTGTGTTGGGTCGATTTGGCGCGCATTTGGAAGGCGTTCCCGTGTCTTGTGAGCGGCATCGTCGCTGATATCATTGAAATATATATACGTTTAATAAGCGAAAATTACGTTAACGCTTATAAAAATTTCTAGCTACATTTTTAAACCATCTTTAGACTATTGTTGctagaacctaccaacagtcAATTGAAGTACTATCAACTGTCGTTATACATCCTAACAACGCTCTAGTAACACCTTAGAAACATTTGGCCGCCAACTCCCAATAGAAGTGCGTTCATAGGATGTCTTTAAACTTTCTACCAATTTCATAcgaacatttgtctttatacaccctagtaacattctCTCAAAAGAAGAATGTTCCTATATCttctgccaacttcctaccaatCCCATATTAACAAGCCTTCTTTGTGCACCATAGTAACATTCTTCCAATTGAAGACTGACTGTAAACGTTCTGCTCACATTCGTTTTTATACACCTTATACCATCCTGTCAACAAGTGGCCACCGTACTAAATATAGTATACAATTGAAGCATATTCCTAGTTGGTCTGTAAACATTCTAGtaaccatcaaccaacacaagTCTTTGGGCTCTGTGATAACATTGTGGCAATATTTTACTTGCATGTGCTTAAGTACTTGCTACTGATGTTTTACTAGCCCCCTAGCAGCATTTGTTCTGCATACGACCTAGTCGCATAGTGTAAACATGCCATATTATATGTGAACGTGTTAGTAAAAGGCAATATGCAACCTAGATGGTGCATGTACATAAAAACAGATGCAAGTTCGCACTAAAAGACGCTTATTCACACAATAATATTTAGAAAAATTTATGAGAAAAGTAATAGAGAAATTATTAAAAGTAACAAACAGAAATGACTTAGTTGATTACGGCATGGCAGCTGTCGCAACGTCTCTAGCAAGCATCGATGAAAATGTACTTTTTACATGCAGACCTGATGTCTCCGACAATGTTTGCAGAGTGAACCCTGTACagaaacaagatggtcagtgttaaCATCACGTTCAGGTCAGCGAATCACATGTATTGAACAGCTGTTTGACAAGGATCACATGCAAGTTCATGAATGCTAAAATTGTAGCCGCCATTCCTGTATACTTTCAGAGGAAATTGCAAAGATGGGGCACATCTtgcaatgatagcctttgctgcgttgtgcctctagtgaatgcggtgttggctTAGAAACATGCCGTATAAAATTATACTGCGGTCTACATCGATAAATGTGAGtatgtaaattacagaagccGCAGTTAAACGCCTAGCGAattacgtttccgctacatttcttctacgcttggcgcgcacgcacagccatcttgcggcaaacacagaagacccccctcctcgcaatgtacggcgctgccccgacagctggcgcgccactcgcccgcttctacAGGACGATTCCATCGAGGCATCAGCCTCACGATCGCGtctgccttcatggcgcgtcgcggcccggctgtccgtgtcgatcacgacgtttggctcgcgtagatcccttatccctccgagacaccgaattctttggttcgttccacttgctcaggcgcaagtttcgtctttgtgtgactcaagagaataccgagcgaatgagtgggcggtgcgaacggggtgcgataacgctatcgcgttccactcttgaaggcgaagcataagcgtcctccaattttttcacgCATAATCACGCTTAAAACAACCCTTATATGCGGTGGTCTGGAATAAACCAAGAACGTACCTCTTATACGGAGGACGCTATGCAGGGCTTGACTAAGAGTTCAATGCCATATGGATGCGCTGTATAGAGGAAGCGCTGTTGGAATGTCACATTTCTGGTATAATTTTTAAATTCATCCCTTTAATTCATTCGAGTAAACAGCCCGGTCGTGGCTTATCCCACAGACAGAACATGCCGTCACTTTTAAGGGCATCATTATCATTATCGCCGTCGTCGTAGTCATCTAGTAGGGTGGTTGAAACCACTCTACCGACCTCTACTTGGCCCATTCCCAGCTGTGGGTATCTGTCATTGTCTgggatcatgatcatcatcatcttcgCTCTCGCTCTGGGTGGCGTGCACGGAAGCACGAGCAGCGCGCCCTCTCCCATACCCAGTCACCCGGAACGAACCAGCGCTGTTCCGAGGGAGCAGCAGACAGGCCTCCAGCTCATGCCGTACGTCCACCGTCTAGTCCTGCTGGTCAGCCTCGGGCACGAGAACGAAGCAGCCATGGGTAACGCGCAACGCAAGACCGGCGAGATACCGGACGAGATGACGGGCCTTACCGAGCACCAGAAGAAGCTGGTCCAGGCAACATGGCGTAGCTTCACCAGCCACAACCGCGAGTACGGCCCGCTCGTCTTCCTGTCCTTGTTCGCCAAGCATCCCGAGTACCTGCCGATGTTTCGCAACTTCCGCGGCAAGAGCGTGACCCAGCTCAAAGACGACCCGATATTCCGTGCCCACGGCTGCTCCATCGGCTACCACGTGACCTCCATGGTGGAGAGCCTCGGGGATCCTGCCGCCTTAGAGGTTCTGGTGCGCCGCAACGCAACCGAGCACCTTCGCCGCAAGGGCGTCAAGCCGCGTCACTTTGAGATACTGGGCCAGTGCCTAGTGGACGTCCTCCAGGCAAGGGAAGAGCGCCTGATGACGCCAGAAGCCATAGAAGGCTGGGGAAAGTTCCTCGCGGTGAGCTTGCATGTGAACGCGTTGCAGCCTCACGTCGCCTTAAAAAAAAATTCGACAGAACCCCTCTCACGATGAACGCTGGCTTTAATGTGATTAACATACCACAAATATAGCAACACGCCGTATTGACACTGCCTCTGTCGCACTTACCTCTGGACACGCTAGGTGATCGAGCGGTGCCGTTGTAAAGTCCGCGTATGACGCATGTGTAAATATATTGACACGAAATTGTCTGAATATATACGACAGGTATTCGACTCCGCATAATACCAGATAAGTGCTGAGTTATATTTTTTATAGGAGAGCGGCACACAgcctgtggcacatacccagtgacccaagttggtccgaccgTTGTGTCATAGCCGGTTCCATCAACCAACACCACCTTGATAGCACGGGGCCTGTTCCCCCCagtccatgacgtcatgctacctggcccgaaattcccgttgccaaggctggcgtgacaAAAGCGGTGAATTCAAAATCACCGTAGCTTACTccggagcgtccccattagatggTATGGCTGTCGGGCAAGCTATCATGACGTCATGCATTGGAGTGTACAGGCCTTGCCAAAAGGTAAAAAAATTCGGCGCACTGAGTTTTAAGCAAAACACTTTATTTCTCCCAGTGTATTAGGTAGAACTTTCTGAGCAACAACGACCAGAGAATGCTACCACGGTGGCGCTGTTTTGTATTTTCTAGAATGGGTAGCAGCATTTCGACAAGGGCTTGTGTTGGCATTCCTGACTTAGTACCGAAGTTGCAATCTTGCCAAAGGCACTGGCAAGTCGTTGGCACTAGATGAACGTTGTTGTGCCCGCGACGTTGAACACGAACGTGTCAACACATTAGCGAAGTTTTCATATCTACACGCTGGTACCCAGATCATGCGACAAGGTTGCACCTCTTGCCCTTCATATTCTTATTCTCTGCTGAGCAGTCTAGAAGATCAATTAGTTGTGGAATTATATCCTAGACTAACAGTTTTTGTAGCTTTCGTGAAAGCTACGCAGTTCTAAGCGTGGCGCTCCATACTGTAGGTGCCGGCTGGACCTGCGTTTGCACCTGCTGAAATTATCAACAACAGAGAGAGAGCATAATATGTGCAGGAAAAGTAACGGAGGTGTCCATATTCATGCATACATTGTGGTTGAGGCGAGTCTTTGGGTCTAGCGTTTGGAAACTGTTTTCGCAGGGCAGTGCAATTCTTGCGAGCACACAAGGAGCTTGCCCTGAGCTGAGGCGTATTCCGTGTGTAGCCATTGTAATAGTACGATCCGTCGAGGTGACAATTATCCTAGACTTACGTGTGGTTCTGCAAAACTGCCAACTGCGTTCTGCAAAAATCAAACAGGAGACATATGGCACGATTCTGTGTATGATTGCGCGTGCGGAGCGTGAGAATCTGTCTTGAGCCCGTCGGAAATTTGCGTCTTTTTGTTTATTACGCCTGGTCGCTTACTTAACATCAAGCGCGACGTCGCAGTGTGTGTCTCCTGGTTTCAAGCTGAGCATGCTTGACTGGATAATAATAGCGGCCGTGGCTTCACGTTGCTCTAGAAGCATCATTTACCAGATACAGCAGGCCGGCACTTGCAAAGCACTACTACTAGGAAACCTTCCCGAATCCCTGCACAGACGCACCGTTGCGCTAGCGACCCGTATATTCTATCAATGGTGGTATAGCGCGCCTGTCTTAGATGCGACGTGTTGCCCAGCTAGTTGGTGATTACTTATTACGACGTATTGAGACGCGAAATAACGCTAGGTAAGACCATGCAATATAAGAAAGACGATCCTTCCAGTCCTAGttttaccgtccttggacatacGCGGATTGTGTACAGGTATATGCGCCATGATTGTGCATTGGTTGCCCACTGCATGGTCGGGCTTGGGAGGATGGAACGTGATCAGCAGACGGTCAAAACGGATAAGTCAGAGGCGTCGTAACGCAGTACAATGAGATAGGAACCTAGCGCAGTGTCAGGTGTGACGAGCGCTCGcaaggccagtggcgtagccaggactTCGAGCACCGGgcacgctccccccccccccccccggtaacTTCTGTATTTATAAGGGGCCTGCCCCGCACCCCTCCTATATCCTTGCCCTCTCCGGCCATGGTCAAGTCGGGAATAGGAAACATTATATCACTTGTGTTGAACGTTCTTGTCCGGGAAGGCCGCGTTTTGGTCTTGATGAATCATGACAACTGGCGATTGACACTTACGCGCATGCGCGCGTCGCGCACTCTCTGCGTTCTTTCTTCAGTTAATGGTGCGCATCATCAAGGACGTGTACGAGAAGGCGGCCGCCGAGCGCGCCGAGCGCGGCTCGATTGCCTCCTGGGCCAGCGACATTGACGACCGCACTGCCGAGATCGCCAGCGGTAGTCAGGCGACGGGCGAAGGCTCGGTGTCGGCGACGGCGGCCGGCAGCTCCGGAAAGGAATCGTCGTACAAGATTGGCGCTGGGTGGAAGATAGGCGCCCCTAAGAAGGCCAGCGCTTCCCAGCCTCGCAAGTCGGACCACGAGACGCCGACGAAGACCCCGTCAGCGCAGGTGACGCCCCCCGACAAGCACCACGACAAGCTGTAGACCGACAAGGACTCCTCGAACGACGACAACGCGTGTTGCGACGCAAGTGGCGAGGGTGGGCGGGAAAAGGACGTCAAGGAGAAGTAGCACGGGCTCATTTCATGCAGGGCGAGAGGGTGAGCTCAATGTGCGATGAGGACAGCGCCCTGAGCGGAGCAGCGCTGGCTGGAATCCGACATGCCGAGGCATAACGTTGATGTTTTTGTAGCAATTATTATTACACGTGCGCGATTTTTTTAGCATGTTGCGTCGATCAGGCACGCATTTGAACGGTGTTCCCGAGTCTTGTGGGTGGTAGCGTCACCGATATGATTGAAATATATTATGTATAATAAACGAAACTTACGTTGACACTGCAATGTACTAGTATcaaaaataaattatgaggtttaacATGCCACAACGACGATCTGATTGAGagacgccgtagtagg
It includes:
- the LOC135903270 gene encoding uncharacterized protein, whose translation is MIIIIFALALGGVHGSTSSAPSPIPSHPERTSAVPREQQTGLQLMPYVHRLVLLVSLGHENEAAMGNAQRKTGEIPDEMTGLTEHQKKLVQATWRSFTSHNREYGPLVFLSLFAKHPEYLPMFRNFRGKSVTQLKDDPIFRAHGCSIGYHVTSMVESLGDPAALEVLVRRNATEHLRRKGVKPRHFEILGQCLVDVLQAREERLMTPEAIEGWGKFLALMVRIIKDVYEKAAAERAERGSIASWASDIDDRTAEIASGSQATGEGSVSATAAGSSGKESSYKIGAGWKIGAPKKASASQPRKSDHETPTKTPSAQVTPPDKHHDKL